The genomic window aaaaactatttggccaagaaaagctccaattggcgtgtaaccatcctcagataatgtagtttcaagtttgttcaaatcatggtccctaggggtagggcggggccacaatgtgggataaatttttatgtatagagaaaatctttatatatcttcttctcaaaactattaggccaggaaagtccaaatttgagtggaagcatccccaaatcgtatagattcaagtttgtttaaataatagtccaggggtagggtgaggccacaatgggggatgaatttttacataggaatatatagagaaatctttaaaaatcttctttgtaaagactatttggccagaaaagcttaaacttgtgtagaggtatcctcgggtagtgtaaattcaagtttgcaaaatcacagtccctagtggtagggcggggccgtgatggcggtttgaatttttacataggaatatacagagaaaatctttaaaaatattctgggaaagtttttggtccaaaactcagtacttggtgtgaaagcacaggttatgcagatttaggtttgatgaaaccatgattccgtagagaaaagtggggccacgaaatggggggagggggggtatataggattagagaaaaatcttcttacaggtacaacaacaaaaggggcttggtatatacccccccccccccccccaaaaaaaaaaaagaggtggataaaaattggcagattttcaatttttttagcaagatctactgtacttagttgtctagatattttgatactgtaatgctaatttgatcagaattaaggcaattgttgctcaggtgagcgatgtggcccctgggcctcttgttttcataAACTACTGTAACATTACTTTAATTTTCACTTTCAAGTGAGGAATCATTTTGCTGACCGAGCACCAGTGGGCGTTACAATGGAAGGGGAGGGAGATATAAAAGAGGAGGTGGAGCAGGCCATGAGGGACATGATGATTGACAAAGAGGAGGAGGAAGATGTCAACACACTGCTAGGAGAGGGGGCAACAGCAGGTGCCCCcacaaacaaaaagaaaaagaagaaaaagagaaagaaaggcCAGAAAAAGGACTAGTCAGCAGCATTTTATTTCAGATATTTTTAAGGGGGTGGGGTATGTGAAAGGGCTGGGTATAAAGGGGCTTGATCGAATGATGGCTTTTGCTTGTTGTTGTGGATATTGGAAATTTTTGACTTTTGTTCAAGAATTGAAACTGGAGGTATTTCCATATCATCACAATGACCTTGTGTTACAAATCCTTGTTTTGACGAATGTTACAGatccaaaataaaaattcatgttcatattaattttcttttttttaaagcttcaCAATAAGTTCTTTCTTAATTTAATATGTAGCATGCTAGCTGTATAGAGAtgaagttatattttatggaCCTTTGGAAAATTCACTCTGTATTCTGTGAATATATTTGTTATGGGAATGATATTgtacacattttaaatatatcatgtaATATATATCTATTGTAAAACCCTTAACAGTCAAAAATAGTTCTGTGGATAAGGCAAGAAAGAGATGCATTTTGACAAATTAATGTTAGTGGAAGGTCACACCacattttcatgttaaaaagcAACATGTTGGAAGTTAAGAAAGTTATGTTTTCCTGTTGCAAACTTTTTAGATAAACCAGTACCAAAATATCTTGTTTCAAGTTCTAGTTCTGTAATTTCTGTTGGGTTTTGAAATACAAAAGGAcataaagattaaaattttcattttattaaaggTGCATGCAATCTTaatattacaattttacattacaaatacatgtacagtatctGTATAAAACGAGGATGCCATTTTTCTCataaacataaatttttaaactaaGAATATGTCCGAAGATTCATAATGtgtattttcttaatttaatatCAACTGGTAGTGTGAATTTAACAGTCAAAATAACTAAAACACATTAACCTCCAGTGTCTATAAGTTAATTGGTACATGATATACTATGCATCTCATAGCTTGACTGATTCTTATTAAAATTTACCGGTACAGTTTAAAAATCTGTACATAATTTATAGGttgaaaattgtacaaaatataCAGCATACTagcattcaaaacaaaacaatttcaattacAAGCCTTAGTACCAGTATTTAAGAACACAGAGAAATGTCAATAGTTATCGGCTCCACACTAGCCAGCCTGTTTAGTTTGTTTTAGCGGCTGCCCTGACTTTTGTTTTACAGGAGGGACAGTGAGTCAGGTCATCCAGACACTTGTCACAACAACTGCAGCGACAGGGCTGGAGGGTGAGGCTATCCCTGGAGTTGGTCCGCTTACACCCCACACACGCCCTCCCACCCATGTCTACCTCATCATAGCCCATTGGCTCATCGGAATTACCTACAATAGAATTAAGACATTAACACTGATACACGAGTTAGACATACATAATTATGTGATGTGGTTCATGGATATGCATCTCTCCTGCCGAAAAAAGGTTTGCAATTGGTCTCAGTCCATTATGCTAATATCTCAGCTCTGCTAAACAGAAGCTTGGACTTGGGGCAGCACATGACAAACTCCAATCTCGTAAAAACAGAGTCTAATCATGGTGACTTCAATAAATTGAACACAATGACTTGTCCGATTCATCCAGGGCCGTATATTTCAGTTGAAACAGTGTCAATTTCACACAACAGCAGATTTTGGTATAAAACTTTCCTATTTTATCAgtctatgaatattaatgaaattatcTTAAGGAATTTGAAGACCGGTCATTATTTCACAGCTTGTTTTGTTGAGCAAAATAGATAGTAACATCTTATTTAAAGTCCAAGCTACTGTCAAAAGTTCACATTTATTGTGTATAAAAATTCAATGTGTGCATTTCAGGTATCTAACGTTAAGTTCAATCAAGGGTGTACTGGGATATACCCCAGGTTGTGTTCCGTACACCCTGAAGCCAAAGGCTGAAGAGAGAATAGAATACAGCCTGGGGTAGATCCCCATACAACCTCGATAGGACCTGGATAACGAATTTATTTGTTACGTAAACCACATGAATCTGTTTCCCATGTCCATCCAAGGGTGTATTACACTCTCAAGATACGCCATTTAGGCATTTAATGCATATGCATGGCCACATCACTTTTAATGCACTGTGACATCTTATTTACCTCCAGCTCAAGTCGGGTGTACCAAAATTTACACCCAGCTCAATAGCCAATGAAATCTTGTGTTGCAAGGAAATAGATAATAATACACTGGTATGATAaattacaactttttttttttttaattatgtgcCTGTGCTTTGAGGTTAATTTACTAACCAAGATTCTCCTCATTAAAATTCCATACAACTTCATTGATTGGTGGATTTGATATTTGAGAAGGAGGTTGGGATTCTTGTTGAACTTTGAACTTTTCTATTTCTGTCACAAATGTGTCTTCATCTTCACATTCAGGCACTGCATATGTAATTAGAAACCATTTACACATTCTTTAAATCCAAGCAGTATTCACTggtatcaaatttttaaaaatatacaaatattcatacttgtgattgatgttaatatttttattcattctaCCGGCCAAAGAATAAGATACAACAATGTTACAACACTCAAAATaaagtgtaaatatttaaattttggcaatataactttattttactttacaatgaatgatattttaaaaacaaaactatgcTGCATTTGCTTCTCAAAAACAtaaactgtggaatcatttaatttcgtggtattcaatttttgtggaatgtGGGTTTTTTCCTTATTCATTGGGATGCAATTTCGTGGATGCATCAGTTTTTGAATTTTAGTAGGAaaactaaatcttttttaatttgttttcgtcgaggatgtaaattcgtgggtgaGGGCTACCACGAACACtgagccaccacaaattcttatgattccacagtagtatTGCAGCATTAAAGAAATTTCTTTTGGGCAAAACAATTATGTTCTGTAGACTTACATCCTCTGCGTCGTCTGTCTAGTTCAAACATTTCAATTAGGCTTTCGTCATATCCCAGGGAGGTTTTTCTACGCCGTATGAATTCTCTGTGGAGAGGAACCCTTACTGGAGACATGAGGTTATTCTCACGAATAAATAAACACCTTGGGAACCATCGAGCATGCTCCTCCCAGGGTTTGTCCTGGGGGTCCCAGTTACGAAGCATTCCACCACACTGGAAGCACTTCACAGCATCCCCCTTTTCTACAAGGAATCAATAAAAGCAACTGAAGGGGTAAATAACTATGTGAATTCTTCAAGccatttgaaatgaattttaagcattttttaccatatatatgtcaaaaaatacaaaattttaggCATGATGATcaaattattaaagaaataaatttgtcTTCActatgaattgaaaaaaaaagagattcagaaataatgttttaatttggagtatagggatttttttttagttaaaggTGCTATATttaaacagttacatgtattataaaatctGATTCAGATATTCATGCATGTACCGTATCTATCATACATGGACACCTTTGGGTTGTTGTTTATACTGAACTGTTCAGTGCCCACTTCCTACCTGTGTAGAACAACCCAGCAGCTGCCAGTTCCTTGGGTCTCTGTTTCATGGCTTTTGGCCAGAACTCATTAAAGGATTCAAGCCTCTTGGTGTAATTCTGGAACTCGGGAAAAGCTGGCTGCACATCAGATAGACAGTCCTGGCTCGGAGAATAGGGTATATTGGTTGTTCTTTTCCCCAATACAAGAGGACAGTTTTTTGAGTGTCGCTTGTGTTCTTCAATAACATTATCTCCCTTTTCCCAACAACTTAATATGGCATTGCAAAAGACACATTGAACCCTATCCCTATCTCCAAGGTAATAGAAGCCATTTCTTGCTAGGTCCTCTTTCCGTACTATTGACTGGCAGGGCCAATTTTTGAAGCTCTCCAGGCGATAAATCTCTGCCCTGTAAATCAGTAGGTTTTCCTGTTCATCGTTGCTGCAGTCGGTTCCTTCCTGACTGTGAAGTCCATCCACTTTGTCGTCACATTTCACCATGTTCAGATTCAATGCTTACCAATAAGAGTtctaaaaaagataaagaataCTGATACACAGTTGATGTTCATAGATGGTAAATCtgcattttacatgtaagtcAGCAATAGTGGGATCATTTTCTATAACCGTATTTGAAAGTCAAATTCTATAACATTCCTGAAATGACTTCTTGTAGGGGACATGCAGTAAGATCTTTGAATCAACGTATTGTTTTGATATCAAGATACATTTCAGAATACTGAATGTTATTAAAATGTCATTTGATATTCagatacattaaataaatattttcagctATCTATCAAAGATCAAATCAAGAGGAATGTACGTACTCATATGACTATGTGATACAAATTGGTTAACTAAAACAGTATAAAATAGTGTACAGCACCAGCACACCATAGTGATGGTTTATTATGTACACATCTCTATCGAAGTCATGACTTCCTCATACGCGTTGACATTCTTGGATATCACGACTTCAGAATGATCAACTATAAAAGACAACCCACCTGAGGGTTTGACTATAAAtccgaaaatgaaagtaggctGTCAATCTTTTCTTGAATCGGACAACATGAAAAGATCAATACGCATATGTTAAAGAAGGCGAAAACGAAAGTAGACTTACGAAATGAAATTCACGAACTTCGCCTTCTGGAAATAACgttaggtagcaagggacagtttcgaataaagtacccggtcaatatttttgtaaaattgcgagttgctgtacttgaaggcttatgagtgttgctaaaattcatgaaatgatttttgatgattatcattagttagaggggtgtctcttgatgaaattgatatgcaatatgtaggccccttatgttaggtacatgagaatcagaagtaaaatgcgaaacctgcggctatgactgttgtgctgactttacacagtgaaattgcaagttacagacgggaggtaaaataatacgaaaagtaggtggatgggacattgtaaactatacaccggtaagtttctgacatgtgatagtgcaacatgcacgcggtacggaaggtcaaccctctgcagggaattagctgggggaggtctaaaaagctgaaaaatcatgaaaaattagcaaaatatgaaagggtcaaaatctcctaaaaaccagtatgtagagaattttacaggttttgattagtaattttcttcagaaattggtgattggccttataaagagtgaattaaaggtatttgtgctgaatgggaactgaggaaattctagttacagagttccgaagacatgcatcccttggctacaatgaattgtatcaaaaaaactgtcccctgccaccttagtTGGCATCACAACGACGGATTTTTAGATACGTTTTTAGAATAACTCGTAAAACAAGCTCTTTCAAATTCCTTGTTTGATCTACATGTAGATTGCGTCCTGAAATAACGAAGTAGTGCTAAGAAATATTTCACGACATTTATACGAAGGCGCgttcaatatattaattttattgtacatttaacaagatttaattaaattttatattaatatgtatgtt from Magallana gigas chromosome 9, xbMagGiga1.1, whole genome shotgun sequence includes these protein-coding regions:
- the LOC105347559 gene encoding baculoviral IAP repeat-containing protein 7-B, which translates into the protein MVKCDDKVDGLHSQEGTDCSNDEQENLLIYRAEIYRLESFKNWPCQSIVRKEDLARNGFYYLGDRDRVQCVFCNAILSCWEKGDNVIEEHKRHSKNCPLVLGKRTTNIPYSPSQDCLSDVQPAFPEFQNYTKRLESFNEFWPKAMKQRPKELAAAGLFYTEKGDAVKCFQCGGMLRNWDPQDKPWEEHARWFPRCLFIRENNLMSPVRVPLHREFIRRRKTSLGYDESLIEMFELDRRRRGLPECEDEDTFVTEIEKFKVQQESQPPSQISNPPINEVVWNFNEENLGNSDEPMGYDEVDMGGRACVGCKRTNSRDSLTLQPCRCSCCDKCLDDLTHCPSCKTKVRAAAKTN